A genomic stretch from Hydrogenimonas urashimensis includes:
- a CDS encoding 2-oxoacid:acceptor oxidoreductase family protein produces MSRIVMRFTGVGGQGVLLAGEIFAAAKIKMGGYGVKTATYTSQVRGGPTVVDIQLDDKEIWYPYAIDGQIDFMLSVADKSFQLFKNGVREGGTIVIDPNLVYPKDEDYAKWNIYEIPIITIAKEEVGNVITQSVVALAIANTFTKALPEEALIETMLSKVPKKVHEANLKAYELGKKYAEEAIAKGPVKK; encoded by the coding sequence ATGAGTAGAATTGTCATGCGATTTACCGGAGTCGGCGGACAGGGTGTCCTGCTGGCCGGCGAGATTTTCGCCGCGGCGAAAATCAAAATGGGCGGCTACGGTGTCAAAACCGCAACCTATACTTCCCAGGTGCGCGGCGGTCCGACCGTCGTTGATATCCAGCTCGACGACAAAGAGATCTGGTACCCTTATGCCATTGACGGGCAGATCGACTTCATGCTCTCTGTCGCCGACAAAAGTTTCCAACTCTTTAAAAACGGGGTGCGCGAAGGCGGAACCATCGTGATCGATCCCAACCTGGTCTATCCGAAGGACGAGGATTACGCCAAGTGGAATATCTACGAAATTCCGATCATCACGATCGCCAAGGAAGAGGTCGGTAACGTCATTACCCAAAGTGTCGTCGCCCTGGCCATTGCCAACACCTTTACGAAGGCACTTCCGGAAGAGGCTTTGATCGAAACGATGCTCAGCAAAGTTCCGAAGAAAGTTCATGAAGCGAATCTCAAAGCGTATGAGCTTGGCAAGAAGTATGCCGAAGAGGCCATTGCCAAAGGTCCTGTGAAAAAGTAA
- a CDS encoding 2-oxoglutarate ferredoxin oxidoreductase subunit beta: MAFNYDEYLRVNKMPTLWCWGCGDGVILKAFIRAMDKLGINKDDMCVVSGIGCSGRFSSYIDVNTVHTTHGRTVAYATGIKLANPDKHVVCVAGDGDALAIGGNHTIHGCRRNIDITMILINNFIYGLTNSQTSPTTPQGMWTVTMKKGNIDPTFDACKLAEASGASFVAREKVSEPRKLEKVFVEALKHKGFSFVDVFSNCHINLGRKNKMQSAMENLDWIDSITMSKKKWEKLPDEEKNSYFPTGILKQDTEVEEYTNLYGKLKEVYQGKRGPLTPEDFKKSSSEG; this comes from the coding sequence ATGGCTTTCAATTACGATGAATATTTGCGTGTCAACAAGATGCCAACCCTCTGGTGCTGGGGATGCGGTGACGGCGTGATCCTGAAAGCGTTCATACGCGCCATGGACAAACTGGGCATCAACAAAGACGATATGTGTGTCGTTTCGGGAATCGGTTGTTCCGGGCGCTTCTCCTCCTATATCGACGTCAATACGGTCCATACCACCCACGGCCGAACCGTAGCCTACGCTACGGGAATCAAACTGGCCAACCCTGACAAGCATGTCGTCTGTGTCGCCGGTGACGGCGATGCGCTGGCGATCGGCGGTAACCACACCATTCACGGCTGCCGACGAAACATCGATATAACAATGATCCTTATCAACAACTTCATCTACGGCCTGACCAACTCCCAGACCTCTCCGACCACGCCCCAGGGCATGTGGACGGTGACAATGAAAAAAGGCAATATCGATCCGACATTTGATGCCTGCAAACTGGCCGAAGCATCCGGTGCCTCCTTCGTCGCCCGCGAAAAGGTGAGCGAGCCGAGAAAGCTGGAAAAAGTTTTCGTCGAAGCGCTGAAGCACAAAGGATTCTCCTTCGTCGATGTCTTCTCCAACTGCCACATCAACCTGGGTCGAAAAAACAAGATGCAGTCGGCGATGGAAAACCTCGACTGGATTGACTCTATCACGATGTCCAAAAAGAAGTGGGAAAAACTTCCGGACGAAGAGAAGAACAGTTATTTCCCGACCGGTATTCTGAAACAGGATACCGAAGTCGAAGAGTACACGAACCTCTATGGCAAATTGAAAGAGGTCTATCAGGGCAAACGTGGGCCTTTGACGCCGGAAGATTTTAAAAAATCGAGCAGTGAAGGATAA